One Microcaecilia unicolor chromosome 4, aMicUni1.1, whole genome shotgun sequence genomic region harbors:
- the LOC115468870 gene encoding LOW QUALITY PROTEIN: alpha-1,3-mannosyl-glycoprotein 4-beta-N-acetylglucosaminyltransferase C-like (The sequence of the model RefSeq protein was modified relative to this genomic sequence to represent the inferred CDS: inserted 2 bases in 2 codons), with protein sequence MKRLFILNQYIGFQKVLLLGIIIIVCTMVLFNFTWTNKGEKCNCLEVEQSQNELKADTLQENFDPPVSEKRQPLPYRVTDDALAPLPLPYEYLLGSQPSGKRYMVIGIASIKRQKENYLMDTIQSIFDQSDPEELKELLVVVYLADYDASVSKETAKEINNKFHVHIFAGYLIVISCPLESYPTLEGLKKNFNDPEDRVKYRSKQNVDYAFLINFCATLSQYYLMLEDDVKCSKSFFTIIKHSIEKQDPVWTTISFSKLGYIGKIYHSEDLPKLARFLLLFYDEMPCDWLLDHFYRCKAQPDMINIVPSLFSAHGCVFFFSKYPNNLKDDQFQEFVSDVGDILPASCYTDIEIHEYYGPEHVCEHSFSYFWGKNIRAGNFFRVVFKDAVHLQRIQISTGSSEYPSDFXHSGYLEISKEKIEVNGIKTCRKFSKVGYFRDGYFEMNNXDKKIGGKIECLQIQVTGAQKEWLIIKNVAVWVQKLRFRV encoded by the exons ATGAAGAGATTGTTTATATTAAATCAGTATATTGGTTTCCAAAAAGTGCTGCTTCTTGGAATTATAATTATTGTGTGCACCATGGTGCTCTTTAACTTCACATGGACCAATAAAGGAGAAAAGTGCAACTGTTTAGAAGTGGAACAATCACAAAATGAACTAAAG GCTGACACTTTGCAAGAGAATTTTGACCCACCTGTGTCAGAGAAGCGGCAGCCTCTACCTTACAGAGTCACAGATGATGCTTTGGCTCCTTTACCACTTCCATATGAATATTTGTTAGGCTCTCAACCCTCAGGCAAGA GGTACATGGTGATTGGGATAGCATCCATCAAAAGGCAGAAAGAAAATTATCTAATGGACACCATTCAGTCTATTTTTGATCAGTCAGATCCAGAAGAACTGAAGGAGTTATTGGTAGTTGTCTATCTGGCAGACTATGATGCCAGTGTGAGTAAAGAGACTGCCAAAGAAATCAATAATAAATTTCATGTGCACATTTTTGCAGGATACCTGATTGTTATTTCCTGTCCTCTGGAAAGCTATCCAACCCTAGAGGGTCTGAAAAAGAATTTTAATGATCCAGAAGACCGGGTTAAATACAGGTCAAAACAAAATGTGGATTATGCTTTCCTGATTAACTTTTGTGCCACTCTTTCTCAGTATTATTTAATGCTGGAAGATGATGTCAAGTGTTCCAAAAGCTTTTTTACAATAATTAAACATTCAATCGAGAAGCAAGACCCAGTGTGGACCACAATCTCTTTTTCCAAGTTGGGCTATATTGGAAAAATCTATCACAGTGAAGACCTTCCAAAATTGGCCCGGTTTCTGCTACTGTTCTACGATGAGATGCCCTGTGACTGGCTCTTAGATCATTTCTACAGGTGCAAAGCCCAACCTGATATGATTAACATAGTGCCATCTCTTTTTTCAGCACACGGGTGTGTATTCTTCTTTTCAAAGTATCCGAATAATCTGAAGGATGACCAGTTTCAAGAATTTGTCAGTGATGTTGGAGACATACTACCAGCATCCTGCTACACTGATATAGAAATACATGAGTATTATGGACCAGAACATGTTTGTGAGCACAGTTTCAgttatttctgggggaaaaatatAAGAGCAGGCAACTTTTTCAGGGTTGTTTTCAAAGATGCAGTACATCTTCAAAGAATTCAGATCTCGACAGGGTCATCAGAGTACCCAAGTGACT TGCACTCAGGTTACTTAGAAATAAGCAAAGAGAAAATAGAAGTGAATGGCATAAAGACATGTCGGAAATTCAGCAAAGTTGGATACTTTCGAGATGGGTACTTTGAAATGAACA TTGATAAGAAAATTGGAGGCAAAATTGAGTGTCTCCAAATACAGGTAACAGGTGCACAGAAAGAGTGGCTAATAATAAAAAATGTTGCTGTTTGGGTCCAAAAATTGAGGTTTAGGGTTTGA